From a single Pseudobutyrivibrio xylanivorans genomic region:
- a CDS encoding YitT family protein, translated as MHKQDIYEYVMFTIASIAMVIGIYFFKFPNHFSFGGISGLSIVLAALIPHTPGYINFIINMCLLLLGFIVFGKEFGVKTTYITMLVSVGPSLCEKFWPVDAPLTNQPVLELMFAIALPAFASAVFFNLGASSGGTDIVAMILKKYTKVDIGTALFMSDVLIVISACLVFNVETGLFSLVGLLAKSLVVDETIENINLAKYFTIICSDPEPIVNFIMKDLGKGATVYKAEGAYGHQEKTVILTILKRQQAVELKNFIRKNQPSAFIAITNSSEIIGKGFRGYN; from the coding sequence ATGCACAAACAGGATATTTATGAATATGTTATGTTTACTATTGCTTCGATTGCAATGGTAATCGGAATATATTTCTTTAAGTTCCCAAACCACTTTTCTTTTGGTGGAATCAGTGGTCTTTCTATCGTTTTGGCTGCACTCATTCCACACACACCAGGTTACATAAATTTCATTATCAATATGTGTCTGCTTTTGCTGGGATTTATTGTATTTGGCAAGGAATTTGGCGTTAAGACAACCTACATCACTATGTTGGTTTCTGTTGGCCCATCTCTCTGTGAAAAGTTTTGGCCAGTTGATGCACCACTGACAAACCAGCCAGTTCTTGAGCTGATGTTTGCAATAGCACTTCCTGCATTTGCTTCTGCAGTCTTCTTCAATCTTGGCGCATCTTCAGGTGGAACTGATATTGTGGCAATGATTTTGAAAAAATATACCAAGGTAGATATTGGAACAGCTCTTTTCATGTCGGATGTTTTGATCGTAATTTCTGCCTGCCTGGTATTTAATGTTGAGACAGGTTTGTTTTCGTTGGTTGGACTTCTTGCAAAGTCACTTGTTGTTGATGAGACTATTGAAAATATTAATCTTGCAAAGTACTTTACTATTATTTGCAGTGATCCTGAGCCTATCGTGAATTTTATTATGAAGGATTTAGGCAAGGGTGCCACTGTTTACAAGGCAGAGGGAGCTTATGGTCATCAGGAGAAGACTGTAATTCTTACCATTCTTAAGAGACAGCAGGCAGTGGAATTGAAGAATTTCATCAGAAAGAATCAGCCATCGGCTTTTATCGCAATTACGAATTCCAGTGAAATTATCGGTAAGGGATTTCGCGGGTACAATTAA
- a CDS encoding RsmB/NOP family class I SAM-dependent RNA methyltransferase has product MSDTSFLPIDFVNRMEQDLGPDFHAFLRSYEESKISALRFNPIKADENAVSNIKEMLTGQVEWSPNGYYYDDEASRPGIHPYHHAGVYYIQDASAQLPVEMLAPKPGDFCLDLCAAPGGKSTQIAGYLKGEGILVSNEPMKNRAKILSENVERLGIRNAIVTSEYPDKLADTFPEYFDRIMVDAPCSGEGMFRKNHDACDEWSLESVEMCAERQAGILDCAYEMLIPGGRLCYSTCTFAKLEDEEAVAAFIERHPDMKLIEERRLWPHQVKGEGHYAALLEKLDSDNRAEECRESRAEIKLKKINKKEIAEYLDFIKGFSLRRSCQLQLTDEVEKSGLLLNDLLYLLPPHCPDFTGLHVLRGGLFLGTLKKNRFEPSHALALALSKDEVTNTFNLDKDSPEVENYLKGQSIYGEVDDGWVLITVDGYSLGWGKAVRGQIKNHYPKGLRNMG; this is encoded by the coding sequence ATGTCAGATACTTCTTTTTTACCAATTGATTTTGTTAATCGCATGGAGCAGGACTTAGGTCCTGACTTCCATGCGTTTTTACGTTCTTATGAGGAAAGCAAGATTTCAGCCCTGCGTTTTAATCCAATCAAGGCTGACGAGAATGCTGTTTCAAACATAAAGGAAATGCTCACTGGACAGGTGGAGTGGAGTCCAAACGGCTACTATTACGATGATGAGGCTAGCCGTCCTGGTATTCATCCATATCATCATGCTGGAGTTTATTATATTCAGGATGCTTCGGCACAGCTTCCAGTGGAGATGCTTGCACCAAAGCCTGGCGATTTCTGCCTTGATTTGTGCGCAGCTCCAGGTGGAAAGTCTACACAGATTGCAGGATATCTGAAGGGTGAGGGAATCCTTGTTTCAAATGAGCCTATGAAGAATCGTGCAAAGATTCTCTCGGAAAATGTGGAGAGACTTGGCATCAGAAATGCAATCGTTACCTCAGAGTATCCAGATAAACTGGCCGATACTTTTCCTGAGTATTTTGATAGAATAATGGTGGACGCGCCATGTTCGGGCGAGGGTATGTTCAGAAAGAATCATGATGCCTGTGACGAATGGTCACTTGAGTCGGTAGAAATGTGCGCTGAGAGACAGGCTGGAATTTTGGACTGCGCCTACGAGATGTTAATTCCTGGTGGCCGTTTGTGCTACAGCACCTGCACCTTCGCCAAGTTGGAGGATGAGGAAGCAGTAGCTGCGTTTATTGAACGTCATCCTGATATGAAGCTTATAGAGGAGCGCAGATTATGGCCTCATCAGGTCAAAGGTGAGGGACATTACGCTGCACTTCTTGAGAAGCTGGATTCTGATAACAGAGCAGAAGAGTGTAGAGAATCAAGAGCGGAGATTAAGCTTAAGAAGATAAATAAAAAAGAGATAGCAGAGTACTTGGATTTTATAAAAGGCTTCTCCTTGAGAAGAAGCTGTCAACTTCAGCTGACTGATGAGGTGGAAAAATCAGGCCTTCTATTAAACGACCTCCTTTACCTCCTTCCACCACACTGTCCAGATTTCACTGGTTTGCACGTTCTTCGCGGAGGTCTTTTCCTCGGTACACTAAAGAAGAACCGCTTCGAACCAAGTCATGCACTTGCACTTGCCTTATCCAAGGATGAAGTTACGAATACATTTAATTTGGATAAAGACTCTCCTGAGGTAGAAAACTATCTGAAGGGTCAGTCAATCTACGGAGAGGTGGATGACGGCTGGGTTCTCATTACAGTTGATGGTTATTCCCTTGGTTGGGGCAAAGCCGTTCGTGGCCAGATAAAGAACCACTATCCGAAGGGATTGCGTAACATGGGATAG
- a CDS encoding ABC transporter substrate-binding protein, with amino-acid sequence MKRITIIAAVLALSLTACSFFNNNRIEETAADIEDGNYSCHVTLTGGSGKATVESPAEVVVSDEGNTVKLVWSSSHYDYMKVEDIRYDNEAAEGENSVFTIPFSEFDEEFTVIGDTTAMSVPHEIEYGLTVYAPGSKLHPAVKLSPKESDEEIILEDLTYVGSLKLDYATQFTVDYYKDAVGNIETFINIGEGENLEQYLFMDEDKLDKTYLVSTSVMDLISKIDALDNIRFSGTDSKDWYIKAAKEKMSSGDILYAGKYSAPDYELLLSEGCNFAIENTMIYHNPEVKEKLEELGITVLVERSSYEQNPLGRLEWIKLYGVLFDKLDEATAFFEDQESRIKEISKSANTKKTVAFFSISSNGQVVVRKPGDYITSMISMAGGNYVPAELEAAEDNALSTQKITMEDFYLQAKDADILIYNSTIEGELSDVTELLSKAEILEGFKAVKSDNVYCLGKDYFQKSADVAEFIEDIYNILKGNDSGLKYIYKLKE; translated from the coding sequence ATGAAGCGAATAACAATAATTGCTGCAGTGCTGGCTCTGAGCTTAACAGCCTGCAGCTTTTTTAATAACAACAGAATAGAAGAGACCGCTGCAGATATAGAGGACGGAAACTATTCCTGCCATGTGACCCTTACAGGCGGAAGTGGCAAAGCCACTGTGGAATCTCCAGCAGAGGTAGTTGTAAGTGATGAGGGAAATACGGTAAAGCTCGTCTGGTCAAGCTCACACTATGACTATATGAAGGTTGAGGATATCCGCTACGACAACGAGGCAGCTGAGGGAGAGAATTCCGTATTTACGATACCATTCTCAGAGTTTGATGAAGAGTTTACTGTCATAGGCGACACCACCGCCATGAGTGTGCCCCATGAGATAGAATACGGGCTGACGGTATATGCACCGGGCTCAAAACTTCACCCTGCGGTAAAACTGTCTCCGAAGGAGTCCGACGAGGAGATAATACTTGAGGATTTAACCTATGTAGGCTCTTTAAAATTAGACTATGCCACCCAATTTACAGTTGATTACTATAAGGATGCAGTTGGTAACATCGAAACCTTCATCAACATCGGTGAAGGAGAAAACCTTGAGCAGTATCTGTTTATGGATGAAGATAAACTTGATAAAACCTATCTGGTTTCTACTTCAGTAATGGATTTGATTAGCAAAATTGATGCGTTAGACAATATTCGTTTCTCTGGCACTGATTCCAAGGATTGGTACATCAAGGCAGCCAAAGAGAAAATGTCTTCAGGAGACATTCTTTATGCCGGAAAATATTCAGCGCCAGATTACGAACTTCTCCTTAGTGAGGGGTGTAATTTTGCCATAGAAAACACCATGATTTACCACAATCCAGAGGTTAAGGAAAAGCTGGAAGAACTAGGTATTACTGTTCTCGTGGAGCGCTCAAGCTATGAGCAAAATCCACTGGGCAGATTAGAGTGGATTAAACTTTACGGTGTTTTGTTTGACAAACTTGATGAGGCTACAGCTTTTTTCGAGGATCAGGAGAGCAGAATTAAAGAAATTTCCAAATCGGCTAATACCAAAAAGACGGTTGCTTTCTTTTCAATCTCTTCAAATGGTCAGGTGGTTGTTAGAAAACCGGGTGACTATATTACTTCCATGATTTCAATGGCGGGGGGTAATTATGTTCCTGCAGAGCTGGAGGCAGCAGAAGACAATGCCTTATCTACCCAGAAGATAACCATGGAGGATTTTTATCTTCAGGCAAAGGATGCAGACATTCTGATTTACAATAGCACTATCGAGGGCGAGCTTTCAGATGTAACTGAGCTTTTATCCAAGGCTGAAATCCTTGAAGGTTTCAAAGCAGTAAAGTCTGATAATGTTTATTGTTTAGGGAAAGACTATTTCCAAAAAAGCGCAGATGTGGCAGAATTTATAGAAGATATATACAATATTCTTAAGGGAAACGATAGCGGGCTCAAATATATTTACAAGCTTAAGGAGTAG
- a CDS encoding EAL domain-containing protein produces the protein MAKYEFDPIEREALERLNIAMAIYQFLDKRVTTLLVTDGLCQMMAMPREDVITLLNEDMYRDTHPDDKARVADAALKFASGGESFDCVYRTMSHLLNDYVILHSHGAHFFTKDGTMLSSTIYMVEGLGSNSKNPLTEHLASNFRDIMKKESLIRDNFYDTLTGLPNMSYFLQLADAGKKNILSEGFTPGIIFIDLTGMKFFNEKYGLREGDNLLVACAQILKKYFSNENCGRMGSDHFAVFTKMEGVEEVLAKIFEEMKYANEGRSLPVHAGIYSIAFEDVSASSAFDRAKIASDKEKGAYISKYAYYDVNTHAAASNHQYVINNFDKAMEERWIKPYYQQIIRAVNGYVCDEEALARWIDPVRGIIPPDHFIYVLEDVKLIHKLDLYILERVIEDLEDVYAKEHPVVPVSINLSKYDFQLCDIVEEIDKRVKASKTVTAEDITIEITESVSSLDPDFVKEQIRRFHSLGYSVWMDDFGSGYSSLNMLQTFEFDVIKFDMRFMREFNLSRKNHIILHQLIQMAKKLGIDTVIEGVETIEQVKFLREIGASKLQGYHFAKPIDLDEWYAICGANVGNRIEDKHETEYFDKISKVNVVEPDVNTDYNWRANEFFGQLPTGILEFREDSIYILRYNRTFADFLLKTDFVDEMDLGQVMIRQKRLPENEFLDTIAKCVDSGKWELVEGLKEQGLTMDLFIKFIGRNPVNQYVAFEVVIIAITS, from the coding sequence ATGGCCAAGTACGAGTTTGATCCAATTGAAAGAGAAGCGCTTGAAAGGCTGAATATAGCTATGGCTATTTATCAGTTTCTGGATAAGAGAGTAACCACTCTCCTTGTTACGGATGGCTTGTGCCAGATGATGGCCATGCCTAGGGAGGATGTAATTACTCTCCTCAATGAGGATATGTATCGTGATACTCACCCAGATGATAAAGCCAGAGTTGCAGATGCGGCCTTAAAATTTGCCTCAGGTGGGGAGTCTTTTGATTGTGTTTATCGAACCATGTCACATCTTCTCAATGATTATGTGATTCTTCATTCTCATGGTGCCCATTTCTTTACAAAGGACGGAACGATGCTTTCATCCACAATTTATATGGTTGAGGGCTTGGGCTCAAATTCAAAAAATCCATTGACGGAGCATCTAGCTTCGAATTTCAGAGACATAATGAAAAAAGAAAGCCTGATTCGAGACAATTTCTACGATACGCTCACAGGCTTACCTAATATGTCTTACTTTTTGCAGTTGGCCGATGCTGGAAAGAAAAACATTCTGAGCGAAGGATTTACACCAGGTATTATTTTCATTGATTTAACTGGAATGAAGTTTTTCAATGAAAAATACGGCCTTAGGGAAGGGGATAACCTCCTTGTAGCTTGTGCTCAAATTTTGAAGAAATATTTTTCAAATGAAAACTGTGGACGAATGGGTTCAGACCATTTTGCAGTGTTTACAAAAATGGAGGGCGTTGAGGAAGTACTGGCAAAAATATTCGAGGAAATGAAATATGCTAATGAGGGACGTTCACTTCCGGTTCACGCCGGGATATACTCTATAGCATTCGAGGATGTTTCTGCATCCAGTGCTTTTGATCGTGCAAAAATTGCAAGCGATAAGGAAAAGGGCGCTTACATTTCAAAATATGCGTATTACGATGTTAACACTCATGCTGCAGCTTCCAATCATCAGTATGTTATTAACAACTTTGATAAGGCAATGGAGGAACGTTGGATAAAGCCTTATTATCAGCAAATCATACGTGCGGTAAATGGATATGTGTGTGATGAAGAGGCTTTGGCGCGATGGATTGATCCCGTTCGTGGAATAATACCACCTGATCATTTTATTTATGTTCTAGAGGATGTTAAGCTGATTCACAAGCTTGATTTGTATATCTTGGAACGGGTTATCGAGGATTTGGAGGATGTTTACGCGAAGGAACATCCTGTTGTACCTGTAAGTATAAATCTGTCCAAGTATGATTTTCAGCTATGCGATATTGTTGAGGAAATTGATAAGAGAGTCAAGGCGTCCAAGACGGTTACCGCTGAGGATATTACAATAGAGATAACGGAGAGCGTATCTAGTCTGGATCCTGATTTTGTAAAGGAACAAATCCGTCGTTTCCATAGTCTGGGTTATAGCGTTTGGATGGATGATTTTGGTAGCGGATATTCCTCTTTGAATATGCTTCAGACGTTTGAATTTGATGTTATCAAGTTTGACATGAGATTTATGCGTGAGTTTAATCTTTCACGTAAGAATCATATCATTTTACACCAGCTGATTCAGATGGCAAAAAAGCTTGGAATCGATACTGTTATCGAGGGCGTTGAAACTATTGAACAGGTTAAATTCTTAAGAGAAATTGGGGCTTCAAAGTTGCAGGGATATCATTTTGCCAAGCCAATTGATTTGGACGAATGGTATGCAATTTGCGGTGCAAATGTTGGAAACAGGATAGAAGATAAGCATGAGACAGAATACTTCGATAAAATTTCCAAGGTGAATGTTGTTGAGCCTGATGTTAATACTGATTATAACTGGAGGGCTAATGAGTTCTTTGGTCAGCTGCCGACGGGAATCCTAGAATTTAGAGAGGATAGCATTTATATTCTAAGGTACAATAGAACCTTTGCCGATTTCCTGCTGAAGACGGATTTTGTTGATGAGATGGACTTGGGACAGGTTATGATTCGCCAGAAGAGATTACCAGAGAATGAATTTCTTGATACCATTGCAAAGTGTGTGGATTCTGGAAAATGGGAGCTGGTGGAAGGCTTGAAGGAACAGGGGCTTACCATGGATTTGTTTATTAAATTCATTGGTCGAAATCCTGTGAATCAATATGTGGCATTTGAGGTAGTTATAATTGCAATTACATCCTAA
- a CDS encoding translation factor GTPase family protein codes for MKTVWGIMAHVDAGKTTLSEAILYNAGQLASIGRVDHGDAFLDTDSQEKNRGITIFSKPAVFQYEGESFTLLDTPGHVDFATEAERAIFALDYAILLISGTDGVQPHTRTIFRLLEENNIPILIFVNKMDMATADLKQCMSELKAELSDKCVLSSDYESMALADEEVMEEFLENDSLSQQTVIQLINARKVFPVFSGAALKNQGVEELMQMMASLSKSVERQSEFGGRIYKIESLGRDTRLTFMKVTGGSLAVKAILSNGEKVNELRIYSGLKYQQVDEVSAGDVVALVGPRETFAGQGIGFEENRPELSLTPVLSYQVKLGEEIEPRLAYPKLLALNEEDPSLQVSMDSENQITMHLMGEVQTEILINKIKNELGYEVSFEEIGVLYKETINGLVEGVGHFEPLRHYAEAHILMEPLDPGSGIQVVKDVSTDDLALNWQRLIETHILERQHLGTAIGAPLSDVRFTIIGGRAHIKHTEGGDFREATYRAIRQGLMEAGTTILEPYFRFEMILDNDFVGRAMTDVESMGGTFEAPTDMNGQSKLVGVAPAVNIRNYASKLTAYTKGEGRISLVLDGYRPCHNPDEVMEQYGYNPDADIDNPASSVFCSHGAATIVPWDEVKDNCHVPCRTNRDTASDFQDEPINSKRMNHGVDEWLDPDEIDKILSMATHSNQGKNPKKGWHYGEGSRPRRVDSDYVYTAPKAVKPRDKYLLVDGYNLIYAWPELKEVLDVNLDGARGKLLDILSNYKGMTDYNVIAVFDAYRVKGHAVTASDYLNIHQVFTAEAQTADAYIERFTHEHGKKYDITVVTSDGLEQVIIRGAGAKLMSSREFIEEVERKANELRETFGIK; via the coding sequence ATGAAAACAGTATGGGGAATAATGGCCCATGTAGATGCTGGCAAGACCACTCTATCTGAGGCGATTTTATATAATGCGGGACAATTAGCATCCATTGGTCGAGTAGACCATGGGGATGCTTTTTTAGATACAGATTCTCAGGAGAAAAACAGGGGTATTACTATTTTTTCAAAGCCAGCTGTTTTTCAGTATGAGGGGGAAAGCTTTACACTTCTTGATACTCCAGGACACGTGGATTTTGCCACTGAGGCGGAGCGTGCAATCTTTGCATTGGACTACGCAATTCTTTTGATTTCTGGAACTGATGGCGTTCAGCCTCACACCAGAACAATTTTTAGACTTCTTGAGGAGAATAATATCCCAATACTTATCTTTGTAAATAAGATGGATATGGCTACTGCAGATTTGAAGCAGTGTATGTCAGAGCTTAAAGCTGAGCTATCAGACAAGTGTGTACTCTCGTCTGATTATGAATCCATGGCTTTGGCAGACGAAGAGGTTATGGAGGAGTTTCTTGAGAATGACAGCTTATCACAGCAGACGGTAATTCAGCTCATAAATGCGAGAAAGGTGTTTCCTGTATTTTCAGGTGCTGCCCTTAAGAATCAAGGGGTGGAAGAACTTATGCAGATGATGGCAAGCCTCTCAAAGTCTGTAGAACGGCAGTCAGAGTTTGGCGGTCGAATCTACAAAATCGAAAGTCTCGGAAGAGATACAAGACTTACCTTTATGAAGGTAACTGGCGGCTCACTTGCAGTAAAAGCAATTCTTTCAAACGGTGAAAAGGTAAATGAACTTCGCATATATTCAGGTCTAAAGTATCAGCAGGTTGATGAGGTATCAGCTGGTGATGTGGTTGCCTTGGTTGGCCCAAGGGAGACCTTTGCAGGGCAGGGAATTGGCTTTGAAGAGAATAGACCTGAACTTAGCCTGACACCGGTACTTTCGTATCAGGTGAAACTTGGAGAGGAGATAGAACCAAGACTCGCATACCCTAAGCTTCTTGCACTCAACGAGGAGGATCCAAGTCTTCAGGTTAGCATGGATTCTGAGAATCAGATTACCATGCATCTTATGGGAGAGGTTCAGACTGAAATCCTTATAAACAAGATTAAAAATGAACTGGGTTATGAGGTTTCTTTTGAAGAAATCGGAGTCCTTTACAAAGAGACAATCAATGGACTCGTGGAAGGCGTAGGGCATTTTGAACCCCTTCGTCATTACGCTGAAGCCCATATTCTGATGGAGCCGCTAGACCCAGGTAGTGGAATTCAGGTGGTTAAGGACGTATCTACAGACGATTTGGCTCTTAACTGGCAACGTCTTATAGAGACTCATATTCTTGAAAGACAGCATCTTGGAACAGCAATCGGTGCACCACTTTCTGATGTGAGATTTACTATCATTGGTGGTAGAGCTCATATCAAACATACTGAAGGTGGTGATTTCAGAGAGGCTACTTATAGAGCTATCAGACAGGGATTGATGGAGGCTGGTACCACGATTCTTGAGCCATATTTCAGATTCGAGATGATACTTGATAATGATTTTGTTGGTCGAGCAATGACGGATGTTGAATCAATGGGTGGAACCTTCGAAGCTCCAACTGATATGAATGGACAGTCCAAGCTGGTGGGAGTTGCTCCAGCAGTCAATATTAGAAATTATGCTTCAAAGCTTACTGCCTACACCAAGGGGGAGGGACGTATCTCCTTGGTGCTTGATGGTTATCGCCCATGTCACAATCCTGATGAGGTTATGGAGCAGTACGGATATAATCCTGATGCAGACATAGATAATCCTGCATCAAGTGTTTTCTGTTCTCACGGTGCGGCAACAATTGTGCCTTGGGATGAGGTGAAGGATAATTGTCATGTGCCATGCCGTACGAACAGGGATACAGCTTCCGATTTTCAGGATGAACCAATCAATTCAAAGCGAATGAATCATGGTGTGGATGAATGGTTGGACCCAGATGAAATAGATAAAATTCTATCAATGGCTACTCATAGCAATCAGGGAAAGAATCCTAAAAAGGGATGGCACTATGGTGAGGGTTCCCGTCCAAGACGAGTGGATTCGGATTATGTATATACTGCGCCAAAGGCGGTAAAGCCAAGGGATAAATATCTTTTGGTGGATGGCTACAATCTGATTTATGCCTGGCCAGAGCTGAAAGAGGTTCTTGATGTAAATCTGGATGGTGCCCGTGGGAAGCTTCTTGATATTTTAAGTAATTACAAGGGGATGACCGACTACAACGTCATAGCAGTTTTTGATGCTTATCGTGTAAAGGGGCATGCAGTGACTGCTTCAGATTATTTGAATATACATCAGGTTTTCACAGCGGAGGCTCAGACTGCCGATGCCTATATCGAGCGTTTTACTCACGAGCATGGCAAAAAATATGACATAACTGTTGTGACATCAGATGGATTGGAACAGGTTATTATCCGCGGCGCCGGAGCGAAGCTTATGTCCTCGAGAGAATTTATTGAAGAGGTGGAGCGAAAGGCCAACGAATTAAGGGAAACTTTTGGGATAAAATAA